Within Cellulophaga sp. L1A9, the genomic segment AATTCAACAGTCTATTGATTTACCTGAATTGCAGCAATACTTCCATAGTGCAGAATTACCAGAACGCGCTCCTTTGATTATAGTAAGCAACAACAAAATTCCAACAAACCTAGAGCTTGAAAAGTTTGGCGAAAAAGTACAGATTCTAGATGTTTCGGAATTGAAAAATAAGGAACAAGCTCACCTACTTTTTTCTACTATTGTTATCTCTGAAAATACGGCTAGTACCATTTTTAATTATCCCATAGAGGGGATTCATGTTTCTATTGAGTTTGCAAAATTGAATAACGAATGGACCGTTGTTACCTCAAAACTAAACGAACAATAATTTAAAAATTATTTCTATGAAAATGTCAAAAACTGATATTAGAAAATATCCAAAACTAGCCTACTATGTTAAGGTTAATTTACCTCAAGTAGTACATGTTCCCGCAATTGTTCAAGCCCTAAAAAAGATCGCTAATCTTAATGACGTGAAGTTAAGAGATGCGTTAATATGGGGTAAAGGTCCACAAATTAAAGTAAGCTACCTCGTAGATGCATATGGAGAATTCTCCCCAAATCAACAATCAAATGAAATAAGAATAGATACTTCATTAGTGACTGATTTTGAAAAAGGAAGAGGAAAACGTATGGCTAGAGCTGGGAGTGTATACTTGGTTGGTATCACGTTACTGCATGAGTTAACCCATTGGGGAGATGATCAAAATGGAATAGACAGACTGGGAGAAGAAGGCGAAGAGTTCGAAAAATTAGTGTACGGCAAACTTCTTTACTAAAAAGGAAAATTAGATCGCATTCGTAAAAAGACATCAGTTTTTAGAATCACTACCAATAGAGATCATAAAAAAATTTAATCCACCAACTAATACAGAACAAGCTAGATTCAGGTACTCGTAATTTTCTTAGCTTAGCTGCTTTTTATTTAACCACAACCAATGAAACTCCACATAAAAAGATTTCTCCTTATCGTAAACCTGCAAACCATTGTAATTTCTGGACTGACTGTAATTTCTACGGCCATTTGCATTCACTATAAATACGAAGCAGAGTTTCCCCTAACATTAGTAGCAACTTCTATTATTTTTCCTATTGTATTTTCTATTGGCGGCGCCTATAACAGAAGAGAAGCTGCGCTTAGAGAATATGCGGCAATAAAAGGCTATTTACGGGCTATTTATTTTGTTTCTAGAGATTGGATTGAAGATCCAAAGCCAGAAAATGTTACAAAAATGTCGACGCTAATCTTTGATTTCTTTAGCAATTTTAGAGTCATGTTTACCGATCCAAAATCAAATTTGATAGAGAACGAAAAAAAGGTTTATGATAATTTTTCTGATTTCTCGCTGTATATAAAACATGAATTGCGAGAAGAAGGCTTGTCTTCTGGAGAATGCTCTAGAACCAATCAATATTTACAAAAGATGATGGTTTCCTTTGAAGCTATCAAGCATATTTACCAATACAGAACTCCTAGAACCTTAAGAGCATTTAGCTCCTTATTCATAAAAATACTCCCCATTATTTATGGCCCTTATTTTGCGTTTAAAGCAGAAGAAATGTCTTGGGGCTTAGAGTTTGTAATTCCCATATTACTTACTATGATCTTAGTAAGTTTAGAAAATATCCAAGAGCATCTAGAAAACCCTTTTGATCAAATAGGCGAAGATGACATTAAATTTAATGTAGAGAAGTTTATAGAGCGCCTTAATCATACCACAGGCGATGCCGATTAATGGGCGACTGATTTCAAAACACATTCTGATGCCCATTCTAGAGATGTTACGAACATATGTTCTAGTACCCATGAGCCACCGTTAAAAAAGAAGGAATGAAGAAAATTATTTTTATAGGCCTATCGCTATTCGCTATCTTTCTAATGCACAGCCAAGAGACGCATTTCAGCATAGCTTCTAGTGGTTTAATTATTAGAGAAAAACCAAATAGTACCGCTAATAGAATAGGAAAATTACCCTACGGGAGCACCGTTTCTTTATTACAAAAGACGGGCTTAAAACATCAAACTATAGAAGATGGAGCTCCTGTTACTGGTGAATGGGTGAAAATTAAATTTTATAATTTCCCATATATTGTTTCTGAAAATGAAGCATATAATTACCAAGAAGAAGGCTACGTTTTGAGCACCTACCTAGAAGAACTTCATAAAGCGACAATTATACACCAAGAAATAGATAGTCTAAAATTTTATAGCCTGTATAAAAAACAAATCCCAGCAGATATCCAACGCATCACCTCAGCACAGGAAGCCGAAAAGTTGTTAGCTTCAAAGGTCCGTTGGAAAAATGTACCCTACTTAGGGCGCAGCATTGATGAAATAATCCTTGAGAACGGGCAAGTGCTCCGCATCAACCAAAAGAATAATGATTATGGTTTTGTTGCCTACTACCCTACCGAAGAAATTATTTTATTTGAAGGAGGCCATACTAGTGATTATTCTATTTCATTAAAAACAGGAGAATCTCTTGAAACCGTAGGAAATCCTGAATATATTGTAGCGTCTCCAAATAAAAAACTCAGACTCAATGGTTGGTTCCCTGGACAAGAATGTAGTAGTTATTTTTTCCAAGAACACGTAGGAAACGACTACACGTATTTGATAGATTTTGGCTGGGGTACCGAAACGTTTGGTCAACAAGTTTGTAATTTCAATAAATTTTACTGGGTAAATGAGGATACCTTTATGTATTCGTATAGCGCTTATTCTGAGGAAAAAACTATTGAAAAATATGTAACTGGACAGATAATTAAGATTAAATAATGCCTAAACATCTGAGAGGCCAAATAGAACCCGTTGACACTACATGTTAAAAAGTATTAGAACAAAAACAGCATTCGCTATTATTATAATCAACCTTATCCTTGGAAACGGAATCTTGTTTATAGGCGGTAAAAGTTCCTTTACAGAAGAAGTAAACTACGCATTAATGGGAGGAATGTCTATGGCATGCATCCTCTTTTACTCCTTATTTTTTTACTATTCAGCATATGAAACCTACTCAAAATTTAAACTGATTCTTCTTTCTATTTTGAGTTGTATCTGCGTTATATTTTTAGGATGTTGCTTTACCGTGCTACTCAAAGAGCCTTTAGAGGAATTCTTTAGGACTATCCCCGCCGCGCTATTAATGGGGATGATGGGGAATATAATGTTCTTCCCTGTTTCCATACTATTAGGGCTACTAAATTTTGGAATTATAAGTTATTTTAAAACTCAAAAAGGATCATAATCTACTAACCTATTGGCTTTTGTAATTGGGACTAAAGCATCCATTCCTGCGGTGGTTGTGAAGTACGAAGGAAGTGTTTTACGCCTAGAACCCTTAAAGGATATACACTATAAAATTTATTTTCTAAGGATAAAATAGTGCATTAAATAAAAGAATAGCAGACAACTATAGAAAATAGTTCCTATTTTTATAAGCAACAAGGCTCAAAAAAAACCCAACCAGAATGATGCTCCATAAATTATTATTTTTTACACTATTGATCATCACACTAAATAGTTGCAAGGACGCTAAAAATTCGCCCATTAATGCGGAACAGAACAAATCCATTCCCGGAGATTATTTTGAAAATGATAGTGCCGGAGATTTAAACGACCAAGGAATAGCATTCAGTAAAAATGGAGATTATGAAAAAGGGAATGAACTTTTTTTAAAAGCCCTAGAATTGGAACCTGACAACCCAACGACCTTGAGCAATTTAGGGTTAAATAGTCATCTAGCGCACGACTATGATAATGCGGTAAAGTATTACCGAGAATCCTACCAAATTTCAGATTCTACCTATCATATTGCTGCCATAAATTTGGGATTAACGTACTTCTATCGAAAAGAATTTGATAAGGGAATTAGCATCACCAACTACGTTATTGAAAACACGGATGATAAAGACATTTTATCTACTGCTTATGTGCACAGGGCATTAAATTATCTTGGGAATGACCAATGTGAAAAGGCTCAAACAGATTTGAATTACATCATTGCCAATTTTCAAGGAATTGGAAATACTGCGTATCACATAAAAGATTTAACGCGAAAATTAAAAACATGTCTACATTATAAGCAATAAGGGCTTCGGGATTAATTTGAAGATAGGTGACTATGAATCATATACATTACATAAAAGATTTGATCTTTATAGAAGAAAAACAAAATCTGAATTGTTGCTAGAAAAAAACGTTTGATAAAAATGACAATTACAAATAGGGCCTAAAATTTTATATTTAAAAACTACAAATACCTTACTAAAACTATTAGCCTATATTTTCATAGCTTTATAGCTCTTTTAAAACTAAAGATCTAATGAAGCAAATAACAGGCTATTTTTTTATTTTACTACTCGCTGCATTCACTATATCCAGTTGCAAGCAATCTGAAAAAAAAGACAGATCAGAACAAAAAACAAAAAATGAAGTTTTAGTCTTGGGAACCATCCACGGAGGTCACCTGACCGATAGTGTTTACACTGTCGAGTATTTAAAAAAGTTAATTATAAATATAAAACCAGATTATATTTTAACGGAGATTCCTCCAAATCTTTTTAAAGCAGCCATGGAAGGATTTAAAAGAGATGATAGTATTTCCGAACCTCGTACCATGCGTTTTCCAGAATATGTAGATGTCGTTTTTCCATTATCAAAGAAAATGGCTTTTGAGATTATTCCAACCGCCGGATGGACAAAAACAATGGCAGATCAACGTGGGGAAAAGTTAAGAGCTATTCGCCAAGATTCTTCTAGAATAGCTGATTGGACTGAATATGTAAAAGGAAATCAACTTTCAGATTCCATTTACCAAGCTAGTGGCAAAGTAAATGACCCCTATTTTATTCATACAGATACATATGACAGCATTCAAGATATAGGGCTACAAACTTATAACAGCTTGTTTAATGATGAACTTGGCCTCGGTGGCTGGGAAAATATAAACATTGCACATTATTGGAATATTGAAAAGGTATTAGAAAAATACCGTTATCAAGGGAAACGAGTACTCATTACGTATGGAGCCGGACATAAAGGTTGGTTTTTAAGAGAATTACGTAAACGTGATGATATTGAACTACTAGAAATGAAACCATTTTTAGATGCTATCCAATAAATTATTGAATAAAACTTCCTATGAGAATATTGGCATATTAACAATACTTGGAGCGATTGACATTACATTCAATTTTGTATTAAAAGAACGAATATAATTAAGATTGCCGTATTAATTTTATTGAGTTTTCCTCTAGAAACTTTTAGTCAAAAAAACAATGATGTAATTAAGCGAACCTATGATTGTCCTAATGTTTTCAGAAGGTTTAGCAGGAGTCTCATTAAATGGTCGTAGACGTTTTATAGATAAAAAAGGCAACGTTCTAATTGAAATACCTACGATAAAAAAAAGGGGTCAGGAAGTTGAAAGTTATGATGAACACCAATAACAATGCTATACATTTCACCATTCAACCCTTGTCATAACTAGAGATAGGCCTAAAAAAAATATGAAACATTAGCATGAAAATATCCCAAATCGCTTTTTAAACCTGTACGAAGCATCACCGGAAAGAAGTAAAGCTTTTGAACGAAAACGAGTTTAATGAATACTATAAATTAAAAAACTATGAAAACTACCGTATTAGCCTTCATACTATTTTGTTGCCTTGGAGCAACCCCCAAACGCCCAGTTTGCTCTCCTGTATTTACGCCTTTTAAGGAATGGCTACATAGGTATGATGCAGAAAGGTTTATCATTGTGGAAGGTTATTTTCTGCCCACCACAGAAAAGGGCCATGCCTCAAAATTTAAAGTTATTCGCAGTTCCGATGCCTCCATAAAAATTAATGGGGACTATGAAGTTTATGAGTACGGACCGTTTGGAAGTAGCTGCGAAATGTATGAAATGGGGGCCAATATTGATAAAGAAGTAACAGGAAAAAATAAACCTAGACTTTTAATTGCTTACAAAGGAAGAAGTATTAATGGTAAATTAGTTTGCCCTATTTTTTGGGATGCAGGCGTAAATGCTACCGATAATAAAATTGTAACCAAAGAATATGATTACAATTCGAGCCAATATATTTTATATGAATGCCCCGTGTCTTTAGAGGAAGTTTGGAACCAAGTTTCAAAAGGAAGGGTGGTAACGGCTGCATGGAAAGAGCAAGCTAGCGTAAAAAGTAATTAGCGGTAAGTATGTAATTGAACATTTTGTGAATAGGTTACGGTGAATAGCGCTGAAGAACTATAGCTATGCGTCTCTTATGTGCAGTTTAATCATGAGACTACGGTTAAAAAAATAAAAAGCAGAGGTCACTAATAGACTTCTGCTTTTTACGTTTCGTATATTAACTTAAATAAGAATTCAACATCCAAACTAATTTCTCTTGACTGGAAATTAAATCGCTCATTAAGGAAGCTGTACCCTCATCATTAGCATCAGAAGCTACTTCTAAAATATCGCGTTCTTGAATTAAGAGTTCTTTTAGGTTGTCCAAAATAGAACTAATAGCACCATCGCCATCAGCTACATTTTTGGTCACTCTAATCGTTTTGTTTTCTAAATAATCTTCGAAGGTATGTAAGGGATTTAAGCCTAAAGACAAAATACGTTCCGCAATCTCATCAACCACCTCATTCGTCTCGGTATAAAGTTCTTCAAATTTTTCATGTAACATAAAAAATTTACGCCCTTTTATATTCCAATGTAAGCCTCTAAGGTTCATATAATAGATTTGAAAATCAGCCAGAAGACCGTTAAGTTTTCCTGTTACATCTAATTTATACTCTTGATTTAATCCTAGTTGTAATTTTAAAGTTTCCATAATCTTGTTGTTTATAATTATACTTCAAAATTAGTAAGATCTCACCTGTATACCCGTAACATAGGTTACACAAGCCCAAGTTTTTTATTAAATTCAGATTGCTTTAGGGAGCCCCTTCCCCTGTTCTAGTTCTGTACTGCGCTATGCGGTTAAAACTTAAAATATCAGTTTATTTCGTGAAGCAAAAACACTAAGTACTAGGAATATGACGTTATACTAAAATAGATAAAATTAGTCGTTGCGTATCCGTTTTAAATAACCTATTCGCTGCTAGTTCAGCCATTTTTACGATCAAAAAAGATAGCAAATAACGCCATAAAACAGTGCTTCATGAATTTTAAAGACATCCTGAAATCTAGTATCTTCTATATTCTAGTCACAAGCTTTTTAGAAAATTTGTATTATTTAATTTTTAATATCCAAGATTATCTAGAGGCAGGTTTTGCTCAGCTCTTATTTAATTCATTCGTATATAGTATCCTATTTATACTTTTACTCGTGCGGTTACTGAATAGGATGACAAAGAAAGATAGCTATTCATTTAAAGAAATTTTAGGTAGAGCCTTCTCTATGATTGTCTTCATCTATGTTCTTGATTATTTAAATGCGGTACTTTTTCATTATTTAAATGAACTGATACACGCTCCTATTCGGTCAGAAAAAGTGGGATTTGAAAATCTTATGGGAATGATGACAAATACATTTGGTATGCCAACATTTGCAATTATTGACGGTCTATTTAGAAATCCCTTTTATGCACTATTGGATGCTATATCACTACTTAATTTTAAGATGTTTTATTTTAATGTCCTTTATTCGAAAATAATTTCGACAACCATTGTAATTTTCTATTACAGCCTGTATGTGCTATTCGAAAAATTTGATAGAAAAGGAATAGAAGCAATCATCCCCATTAAAAATAATTTAACCCTCTTAGCGATTACCCATAAACCGACATGGTGGATTTTACCATTGTTAATTCCCGTACTGCGCTATATTCCAAAATATTATATGAATAAGGAGCTCAGCAAAAAATATCAAAAGAAGTTTATGTTCGCGATAGGCATGACGGTAATTCCTTGGTTATTTTACGGGCAATTGATCCTGAATAAAGAAATTGCTAAAAAAGAAGAAACAATTTAAATCCTAAGGTGAAAAAAGAATAGGCCAATCAAAAAAAATAAAAAATGGAACAAGAAAACATTGAAACGCAAAAGAATAAAGTACTCCATGAAAAGAAACGACCCAGCGCCATAACGGTAATTTGTATTCTTGGTTTTATTGGGGCTGCATTTACGATTCCATTAGTGTTTTCTGACATTGCAAGACAAATTGGGAGTTGGTATCCACCCTATTTAGGGCTATCTGCCATCCTTGGTTTCACCTGTATGATTGGTCTATGGCAAATGAAAAAATGGGCAGCATATACCTATACCGCATTCGTAGTACTCAACCAAATTATTTTATTAGTTATGGGGGTATGGAATATCATGGCACTAATTATTCCTGCAATAGTCGTTGCGATAGCCTTGACACACCTAAAGAAGATGGACTAAAAACGAAGTTGAAATTCATTATTTAGAGTGGTCTATACAGGCTCTAGAATTAAAAAAAGCGATTAATTACAAAAGACTTCAGGTTTTAATTTACCATAAACCTAATAAGCTTCCCTATTCAGCTGGTGTAAAAATTCCAGGTTGGAGAAGATGCAGAACGCCCAGAATTAGCTTTAGTAAAACTTAAACAAAATATAAAGTTCGGTCTTAATTAAAATGATCTATCTATATTTATGAAGGACAACGTATAGAATTATTAGCTATAAGCCATTCCCTATGCAAATAACGTCTTAAAAAGATATTCATTGAAAAAATTAAGAGAACAAACTGATGCTAAAATTGCAGCAGGAAGAAAAAACAATCCCGAATTCATGAAGGGTGTTGATGCTATTATCAAGAAAGAAAAAGAATTTCAACAAGGTAAAAATGCCCTAAAAATTGGCGAAAAGGCACCTAATTTTGAATTACCTAATCCTGAGGGAAAAACAATTTCCTTAGCTACTTTACTCGATAAAGGTCCTGTAGTTGTTACTTTTTATCGAGGTAGTTGGTGTCCGTATTGCAACTTACAACTTAGGGCCTTGCAAGCTAGATTGGATGATATACATACACTGGGAGCCACATTAGTAGCTATTAGTCCAGAAGTGCCAGATGAGTCCATGTCTACCAATGAAATTAATTCACTAGGATTTAGTGTGCTAACAGACCAAGATGCAACAGTAGCTTCTCACTATGGTGTTGCTTGGGAAGTTCCTGCTTTTTTAATAGAACATATGGAAGTAGATCGTAAACTGGACTTAAAAAAAATAAACAATGGCAATGGCAGTATACTGCCCATACCAGCCACCTTTGTCGTAGGAACGAACGGATTA encodes:
- a CDS encoding SH3 domain-containing protein, encoding MKKIIFIGLSLFAIFLMHSQETHFSIASSGLIIREKPNSTANRIGKLPYGSTVSLLQKTGLKHQTIEDGAPVTGEWVKIKFYNFPYIVSENEAYNYQEEGYVLSTYLEELHKATIIHQEIDSLKFYSLYKKQIPADIQRITSAQEAEKLLASKVRWKNVPYLGRSIDEIILENGQVLRINQKNNDYGFVAYYPTEEIILFEGGHTSDYSISLKTGESLETVGNPEYIVASPNKKLRLNGWFPGQECSSYFFQEHVGNDYTYLIDFGWGTETFGQQVCNFNKFYWVNEDTFMYSYSAYSEEKTIEKYVTGQIIKIK
- a CDS encoding tetratricopeptide repeat protein, producing MMLHKLLFFTLLIITLNSCKDAKNSPINAEQNKSIPGDYFENDSAGDLNDQGIAFSKNGDYEKGNELFLKALELEPDNPTTLSNLGLNSHLAHDYDNAVKYYRESYQISDSTYHIAAINLGLTYFYRKEFDKGISITNYVIENTDDKDILSTAYVHRALNYLGNDQCEKAQTDLNYIIANFQGIGNTAYHIKDLTRKLKTCLHYKQ
- a CDS encoding Dps family protein — protein: METLKLQLGLNQEYKLDVTGKLNGLLADFQIYYMNLRGLHWNIKGRKFFMLHEKFEELYTETNEVVDEIAERILSLGLNPLHTFEDYLENKTIRVTKNVADGDGAISSILDNLKELLIQERDILEVASDANDEGTASLMSDLISSQEKLVWMLNSYLS
- a CDS encoding DUF5684 domain-containing protein, producing MNFKDILKSSIFYILVTSFLENLYYLIFNIQDYLEAGFAQLLFNSFVYSILFILLLVRLLNRMTKKDSYSFKEILGRAFSMIVFIYVLDYLNAVLFHYLNELIHAPIRSEKVGFENLMGMMTNTFGMPTFAIIDGLFRNPFYALLDAISLLNFKMFYFNVLYSKIISTTIVIFYYSLYVLFEKFDRKGIEAIIPIKNNLTLLAITHKPTWWILPLLIPVLRYIPKYYMNKELSKKYQKKFMFAIGMTVIPWLFYGQLILNKEIAKKEETI
- a CDS encoding peroxiredoxin-like family protein, with the protein product MKKLREQTDAKIAAGRKNNPEFMKGVDAIIKKEKEFQQGKNALKIGEKAPNFELPNPEGKTISLATLLDKGPVVVTFYRGSWCPYCNLQLRALQARLDDIHTLGATLVAISPEVPDESMSTNEINSLGFSVLTDQDATVASHYGVAWEVPAFLIEHMEVDRKLDLKKINNGNGSILPIPATFVVGTNGLVQWSYVDVDYRTRAEPEEILEALKKLS